One region of Gossypium raimondii isolate GPD5lz chromosome 6, ASM2569854v1, whole genome shotgun sequence genomic DNA includes:
- the LOC105772775 gene encoding uncharacterized protein LOC105772775, with amino-acid sequence MGSDLLSQTKPIPIPTQEEDPSSQSTALLSFNTDSCLDPSTKASPSRPSTTIIFIALTLLACIALSAALAFAFLFYSSSSPSSSFSATLHNISRPLKTLEKPVVILISSDGFRFGYQFKTSTPNIHRLIANGTEAETGLIPVYPTLTFPNHYSIVTGLYPAYHGIVNNHFVDPKTGEVFNMQSHEPKWWLGEPLWETVANHGLKASTYFWPGSEVKKGSWDCPKNFCMFYNGSVPFEDRVDTVLSYFDLPSSEIPVFMTMYFEDPDHQGHQVGPDDPEITEAVARIDGLIGRLIDGLEKRGIFEDVTIIMVGDHGMVGTCDKKLIFLDDLAPWINIPGDWVQYYSPVLSIRPPPGYAPSDVVAKMKEGLESGRVDNGKHLRVYLKEELPSRLHYAESDRIPPIIGLVDEGFTVEKKRTKHKECGGAHGYDNAFFSMRTIFIGHGPQFARGKKVPSFENVQIYNLVTSILKLEGAPNNGSSAFAESVLLPSQ; translated from the coding sequence ATGGGTTCTGATTTGTTGAGTCAAACAAAGCCAATCCCAATCCCAACCCAAGAAGAAGATCCTTCAAGCCAGTCCACAGCTCTCCTTTCTTTCAACACTGATTCTTGTTTAGATCCTTCAACGAAAGCATCCCCTTCCAGGCCCAGCACCACCATCATCTTCATTGCTTTAACACTCCTCGCTTGCATTGCTCTTTCCGCTGCCTTGGCCTTTGCTTTCCTCTTTTACTCTTCCTCCTCTCCATCATCTTCCTTTTCAGCTACACTTCACAACATTTCTCGTCCTCTGAAGACACTGGAAAAGCCGGTGGTCATTTTGATTTCCTCTGATGGGTTTCGATTTGGGTACCAGTTCAAGACCTCAACACCAAACATCCACCGTTTGATTGCTAATGGGACTGAAGCTGAGACGGGTCTGATTCCTGTTTACCCGACTCTTACTTTTCCTAATCATTACTCTATCGTGACTGGCCTGTATCCTGCTTATCATGGTATTGTAAATAACCATTTTGTGGATCCTAAGACTGGTGAGGTTTTCAATATGCAAAGTCATGAGCCCAAGTGGTGGTTAGGTGAGCCACTTTGGGAGACTGTGGCCAATCATGGGTTAAAGGCTTCTACCTACTTTTGGCCTGGAAGTGAGGTAAAAAAGGGTTCTTGGGATTGTCCTAAAAACTTCTGTATGTTCTATAATGGTTCTGTTCCTTTTGAGGATAGAGTTGATACTGTTTTAAGCTACTTTGATTTGCCTAGTAGTGAGATTCCTGTGTTTATGACAATGTATTTTGAGGATCCTGATCATCAGGGTCACCAGGTTGGACCTGATGATCCCGAGATTACTGAGGCTGTTGCTAGAATTGATGGTTTGATTGGGAGGTTGATTGATGGTTTAGAAAAAAGAGGGATTTTTGAGGATGTTACCATAATTATGGTTGGAGACCATGGGATGGTTGGTACATGTGATAAAAAGCTGATTTTCCTTGATGATTTGGCTCCTTGGATTAACATTCCAGGGGATTGGGTCCAGTATTATAGTCCGGTGCTTTCAATTCGACCACCTCCCGGTTATGCACCATCTGATGTTGTTGCAAAGATGAAAGAAGGATTGGAATCTGGGAGAGTTGATAATGGGAAGCATTTGAGGGTTTATCTTAAGGAGGAGCTACCTAGTCGACTGCATTACGCAGAAAGTGATCGGATTCCTCCCATAATAGGGCTGGTTGACGAGGGTTTTACAGTAGAGAAGAAAAGGACTAAGCATAAAGAATGTGGAGGGGCACATGGGTATGACAATGCATTTTTCTCCATGAGGACCATTTTTATTGGTCATGGTCCTCAATTTGCAAGGGGAAAGAAGGTGCCGTCTTTTGAGAATGTTCAGATATATAACTTGGTAACTTCAATTCTCAAGCTAGAGGGTGCTCCTAATAATGGTTCTTCAGCATTTGCTGAGTCTGTTCTTTTGCCTAGTCAGTAA